The following are encoded in a window of Massilia sp. R2A-15 genomic DNA:
- a CDS encoding response regulator, whose amino-acid sequence MRLPIFQHPSLTVLVDDSEAFLARLQRELGDAIATRAFGDPQAALEWMREQAGIGNPKAPAVVVVDQRMAAMTGVGFCAALASHPCRKILLTGAGDERAAIDAFNRGVIDRAICKSDDDALDQLADAIAALRDEYFLALSDATVPPHALGDYGFLADPAVARLVRKVSAAHGVVEHYLHAAPCGLMLMDAAGGERLLAIETDGGMQSHHEVARDSGAPPSLLDALDARCIVPWFRNGDGMYDESVGERWHRYCEPARVCEGAQRYYWALFET is encoded by the coding sequence ATGCGGCTTCCGATCTTCCAGCACCCCAGCCTCACCGTGCTGGTCGACGACAGCGAAGCGTTCCTGGCGCGGCTGCAGCGCGAACTGGGCGACGCCATCGCCACCAGGGCGTTCGGCGACCCGCAAGCGGCGCTGGAATGGATGCGGGAACAGGCCGGTATCGGCAACCCCAAGGCGCCCGCGGTGGTGGTGGTCGATCAGCGGATGGCAGCGATGACTGGCGTTGGATTTTGCGCTGCCCTGGCCAGTCACCCGTGCAGGAAGATCCTGCTGACCGGCGCCGGCGACGAGCGCGCCGCGATCGACGCCTTCAATCGCGGCGTGATCGACCGCGCCATCTGCAAGAGCGACGACGACGCGCTGGACCAGCTGGCGGATGCGATCGCGGCGCTGCGCGATGAATATTTTCTGGCGTTGTCCGACGCGACGGTCCCGCCCCATGCGCTTGGCGATTACGGCTTCCTGGCCGACCCCGCGGTGGCCAGGCTGGTGCGCAAGGTCAGCGCGGCGCATGGCGTGGTCGAACACTACCTGCACGCCGCGCCGTGCGGGCTGATGCTGATGGACGCAGCGGGCGGCGAACGGCTGCTGGCGATCGAAACGGATGGCGGCATGCAGTCGCACCATGAGGTTGCGCGCGACAGCGGCGCGCCGCCCTCGCTGCTCGATGCGCTCGATGCGCGCTGCATCGTGCCGTGGTTCCGCAACGGCGACGGGATGTACGACGAATCGGTCGGGGAACGCTGGCACCGGTATTGCGAGCCGGCCCGCGTGTGCGAAGGCGCGCAGCGCTACTACTGGGCGCTGTTCGAAACCTGA
- a CDS encoding DNA recombination protein RmuC has product MTQTEFLILAALAAIAVVLQLVWLMRGRGNQDSQFERLERALQGTAQATRQELAATLAHNQQASAQQLDAMRQQIHQQAMTGREEQAATLKRFSDSFGQRMLEVRATLETKIRDLQTDNGARLEEMRKTVDEKLHATLETRLTESFRQVSERLEKVHQGLGEMQQLAIGVGDLKRVLTNVKTRGTWGEVQLEMLLEQVLTVDQYAKNVETIPGSGARVEFAIKLPGASDDGAPVWLPIDAKFPKEQYERLVEAAERADADGVLLAGRELERAVRGEAKTICEKYLSPPLTTDFAILFLPTEGLYAEVMRRPGLADDLQRTLRVSIAGPSTLSAILNSLQMGFRTLALEKRSSEVWQVLGAVKTEFGKFGTVLSNTRLTLEKAAKSIENAEVRSRQMARKLKSVEALPSETAELMLGTDTDLDPEIL; this is encoded by the coding sequence ATGACCCAGACCGAATTCCTTATTCTCGCCGCGCTCGCGGCCATCGCCGTGGTGCTGCAGCTGGTATGGCTGATGCGCGGCCGCGGCAACCAGGACAGCCAGTTCGAACGACTCGAACGCGCGCTGCAAGGAACGGCGCAGGCGACGCGCCAGGAGCTGGCCGCGACGCTGGCGCACAACCAGCAGGCCAGCGCGCAGCAGCTCGACGCGATGCGCCAGCAGATCCACCAGCAGGCCATGACGGGCCGCGAAGAGCAGGCGGCCACGCTCAAGCGCTTTTCAGACAGTTTCGGACAACGCATGCTGGAAGTGCGCGCCACGCTGGAGACGAAAATTCGCGACCTGCAGACCGATAACGGCGCGCGCCTGGAAGAGATGCGCAAGACGGTGGACGAGAAGCTGCACGCCACGCTGGAAACGCGCCTGACCGAATCGTTCCGGCAGGTGTCCGAGCGGCTGGAAAAAGTCCACCAGGGCCTGGGCGAAATGCAGCAGCTGGCGATCGGCGTGGGCGACCTGAAACGCGTGCTCACCAACGTGAAGACGCGTGGCACCTGGGGTGAAGTGCAGCTGGAGATGCTGCTCGAGCAGGTGCTGACGGTGGACCAGTACGCGAAGAATGTCGAGACGATTCCGGGCAGCGGCGCGCGAGTCGAATTTGCGATCAAGCTGCCGGGGGCATCCGACGACGGCGCGCCGGTGTGGCTACCGATCGACGCGAAATTCCCGAAGGAGCAGTACGAGCGGCTGGTCGAGGCGGCCGAGCGGGCGGACGCGGACGGCGTGCTGCTGGCGGGACGCGAGCTGGAACGCGCGGTGCGCGGCGAGGCGAAGACGATCTGCGAGAAGTACCTTTCGCCGCCGCTGACCACCGACTTCGCCATCCTGTTCCTGCCGACCGAAGGACTGTATGCGGAAGTGATGCGCCGTCCCGGCCTGGCCGACGATCTGCAACGCACCCTGCGCGTGTCGATCGCCGGCCCGTCGACGCTGTCGGCCATCCTGAACAGCCTGCAGATGGGCTTTCGCACGCTGGCGCTGGAGAAGCGTTCGTCGGAAGTGTGGCAGGTGCTGGGCGCGGTGAAGACCGAGTTCGGCAAGTTCGGCACGGTGCTCAGTAATACGCGCCTGACGCTGGAGAAGGCGGCCAAGAGCATCGAGAACGCCGAGGTGCGCAGCCGGCAGATGGCGCGCAAGCTCAAGTCGGTGGAGGCGCTGCCGAGCGAGACGGCGGAGCTGATGCTGGGGACGGATACCGACCTGGATCCGGAGATACTGTAG
- a CDS encoding group II truncated hemoglobin, giving the protein MTQSHTLYEVFGGEQRVRELVDRFYDLMELEPEFAGIRAMHPPTTEGSREKLFMFLSGWMGGPDLFVERHGHPRLRARHLPFAIGSSERDQWLRAMAWAMEDIGIDEALRLRLMESFYQTADWMRNKAD; this is encoded by the coding sequence ATGACACAATCTCACACCTTGTACGAGGTCTTCGGCGGCGAGCAGCGCGTGCGCGAGCTGGTTGACCGGTTTTACGACCTGATGGAACTCGAGCCGGAATTTGCCGGCATCCGCGCGATGCACCCGCCCACCACCGAAGGCTCGCGCGAAAAACTGTTCATGTTCCTCTCCGGCTGGATGGGCGGGCCCGACCTGTTCGTCGAGCGCCACGGCCACCCGCGCCTGCGCGCGCGCCACCTGCCGTTTGCCATCGGCAGCAGCGAGCGCGATCAGTGGCTGCGCGCGATGGCGTGGGCCATGGAAGATATCGGCATCGACGAAGCGCTGCGGCTGCGCCTGATGGAGTCGTTCTATCAAACCGCCGACTGGATGCGCAACAAGGCCGACTGA